In Emys orbicularis isolate rEmyOrb1 chromosome 14, rEmyOrb1.hap1, whole genome shotgun sequence, the sequence GTCTTAAATTTTTTCTGGTATTGTGAACTCTTGTTCTTACAGCTGTTGGTCCCCACTGGGCCTGGAGCATGGTACAACCAAAACTAATACAAGTCTCAAAGGTAACTAGGTCCCATCTTCAAATAAAATAGTCACCATGGCACTCGGtcgcacacacgcacgcacacagacGCACTCTCCAGTACATAGCCCTGCAAATTAACTACCTGGAAACTATTGAGCCTCACCAAGAATAATGCTACAAATGAAGTGGTGGGAGGAGCGTTAATGTACAGAATAATGTGGTGTTACCATCACCTCAGCTGTCTCTAGCATTTCTGTGGGTTAGTGACATCTGCCTCAGTTTAACTGGTGTGCACTAGAAATTAGGCAGCACGTTAAAGTACCTTATTTTATCATTATAGTTATTGCTTTGTTGATGACCTCCTTCCTGTCTGACTTCCAGTGGCATGTCTAGCCAGTTTTCTAGATTAATTTAAAGAATATCAATTTCTTAGTCTCCCTTTTTAAAACCCCATATACTTAATTAACTCACTTTGGGGATTCTGTTATGAACTAGTTTTCACCATCTCTGTGGACTGTGTGGGGCTCTCCTATCCCATCTTGATAGGTTTTCCTCACTGGCTGTTTCTGATCCTATTCTTATCATGCATGTTCCACCTATTCATCGAAGCAGGCCAGATGTAGCTCTGGATAAAATGTACAGTGCTTTTTGGCTTGTAACAAATCCAGCTTCCAGTAAACCTTCTTTGCTTTGAAGTTTCATTGGAGTAGTTCTACTGTTCACATGCACAGTACCTAAAACCCGCTCACTTGAGGTTATGCTGTCACACCTGTAATCATCTGCTCTCTATTTCTAACCTTGTCACCATCCCATTCTTGTACCCCAACAAAGGATGGAACTCCAACCTCCAAGACTTTTGAACATGTGACCAGTGAAATTGGAGCTGAGGAAGCAGAGGAAGTTGGTGTTGAACACTTGCTACGGTAAAagctttattttaatgaaaaacctTATCAGTGGTTGGATGGCAGCTCATTTTATCCATCTAACTACTACTGGCACCAGCTGCTTGCCCAGGGATACGATACAAGAAACAAGGACCTTGTTACATGCTGCTTAAACACTTAATTTAATCTAAACAGGTTAATTCAGCAATACTGCATAATACAGAATCTGCTGAACTCATTTCTAGTGAAATGTTTGACTGActgttttttgaaaaaaaataataaaacgtCAGTTTCACCTTGCTCCTTGAACTCCAGCAAATAGCTTGAGATACTTCAGAACAATGTAGAGTCACACTTCATAGTTCAGAAAGGCTTCCATTTAATACTGATGTTCATATTGCTCCTGTGACAGCAAAGCCGCCTATCAGAAAGGAGAGCAAAATTATCTGGGGGCAGACTACGCAGACCTTTCATCTATCAAGACTCAAAGAGCAGAAAGGCATTGTTTACAAATGGTCACAGAGGGAGATTTTGCTTTGGTTTTCCTTCACTCTTTATATTTGTAAAGCAACCTCCGAGCCTTCAGTGAAATGTTAAGTCTCACAAGGCCCCTGTGATGTTAAACAATTATACCTATTTTACAGCTGTGTAATCTGGAGaggtgtgacttgcccaagtcccCAAAGTGAGTTAGTGACACAGCCTCTCatacaacccaggagtccccTCGTTATCTCCTAACCATCAGACTagttttcctaaaaaatattcAGTCCATAGAGAGCATATGGTGACTTTTATCAAATCTATGTTAGGTGTTTCTAATGCACCCAATGTAAATTAGTTTTTTCTGTATCTTTGCTGTGAAGTGTTTTGTAAAATTTTACTTCATCTACCCTTCAAAGCAGCCTTCTATAGATCTTTCTAGctcaaaaataaattaatgtatgTAAAGTAACATTAAGGCTTCTCCTTCCTATTTTGGGTGTTGCAGAGATATTAAAGACACAACAGTGGGCACTCTGTCCCAGCGCATCACAAACCAGGTCCATGGTTTGAAGGGACTGAACTCCAAGCTTCTGGATATCAGGAGCTACCTAGAGAAAGTGGCCATGGGCAAACTACCCATCAATCACCAGATCATTTACCAGCTTCAGGATGTCTTCAACCTGCTGCCAGATGTCAACCTGCAGGAGTTTGTCAAGGCCTTTTACCTGAAGACCAATGACCAGATGGTGGTGGTCTACTTGGCTTCTCTTATCCGGTCTGTGGTTGCCCTGCACAACCTCATCAACAACAAGATTGCCAACAGAGATGCAGAGAAGAAGGAAGGTCAGGAAAAGGAGGAAAGCAAAAAGGAGAGGAAAGATGAGAAGGAGAAAGACAAAGAGAAGAGTGATGGcaagaaagaggagaaaaaagagaaaaaatgaaaagtgtagttttttatttgtaaattaaaaTCTTGTAAACTAAATCCCTCTGCTGCTAGAAGGTTCTTTTCACTCGTTAAAGTGAGCAGAGTTCTCTGTTCTTGCCTGTCTTGGGAGGCACTCTCAGATCAGCTGCCTCTGCTCTGACATCCTACAGGCAGATAGCTGGATACACGGGACGAGGGAATTCAGTCCACACAAACTGGCAGTTCTAATAAGGAACAGGCAGCCTTACTCCTGGGAAGGAAAGCCCCTGTCATTTCAGTCCTCAGCGCTGTGAAGGGAGGAAGGAACAAGCAAAGAAAGTGCAGCGTTTGTCATCTGCTGCCAGTAAAATCTTGTGTCCCAAGATGCttgtctgtctccttccctcatGATTTAGGTCTACGGGCTATTTGGGGTTACTACCATGTAGTATGTAAAACTGCTAAACTGTATGCATGACCCTGCTGCTCCTTGCCATCTTGCATTCTGCTGTCACTCCTAATCTGTGCTTGAAGGCCCTGCACAGAGGATGAATTTACCTGCCCAGCCTGTTGCCCAGGAGATCTTGAGGTTGGGCTCCTATACTGTTTTATTTCCAAGAGAAGATTAAATGGTTTGGTTTGTAACTCTGACTTCTGGTCATTTTTAATCCCAAAAGCCAAATGGGAGCAGATTTTATTAGTGCTGGAGTGAGGAATGTAGGATACAAGAATCTCGTTTCAGGAGGAAAGACGCTGACCAGGCTGAGAGCACAGAATGTAGCCTATGAGGATAAGATGGGTTTGTGCCCTTCGGGCTGAGATGAGCAAAATAGCTCTAGAGCAGTTGGTGCCGTAGTGCCAACTAGCACAAAGCTCTTTGGGCCAGTTACTACATCTGTCGTGCCCAGGACAAGAGCCCCCGCCTAATCAAGGGCGCTAAAGGCTATGACCGTACAAATTCCATCTTGGCATGGAGTCTACAAGACACAGGCAAGTTAATTGTGAATTTTGGGAGCTCGCCCATGTTAGTCACTTCCTTAAGAGGGGCTGGTGGCTCCTTGCTACCCTACCTTGCTcagtgagaggaggaggggcagccagCATGTGGTCTTATGCAGCTCCAAACCCTTTtgtggaggggcagccaggggttaCAGGACTCCACATTAAAGATGAGGGCATTGGCTGAGCTCAAGCAGGAGCATTCCTTGCATGGATCTATAGGCTCCAGGCGTTGCATTTCTAGATGAAAGAGGGTGATTGTCTTACATTCCTGTAAATGAAGTGTGTGGACTCTAGGAAATAAAGGCGCCTCTAGAAGCACTACTTTGAATCTGGGTGAATGGAAGGGTGTGTTGGCCAACTACACTATCTTTCCCTTGACTGATGGTGAGCCTAGGAAACCTTTGCCCTGGTGGCCTGTCAGACAGCATCCCCATTTCCTCTAAGAGAGCTGGTCGTGTTCCAACTTCCACGTAGTGTCATTACAATTGCTGCATTTAGCTCTCCTCAGTCATGGGTCATGTTGCTGCAGGACCATGTTAAAGTGAAGCAGGGAACAGGACTCTATTAAATAGCTGAAGTTCCCTCAGGGTAACTGTTTAAGGTGGGAGACCTCAAACTGCCAGTCCTGGTCCCAGAAGATCCTTGAATGGCCTATTTCAAATGACGCCAAGATGGAAAATGCTGCCTTAGAGCCCTGGTAAGATCATAACCCTGTTGATGCCCCACTCTCGGCAGGCAGAACTCACTGATTTCAGCTGCTGCCATGTAAAAACAAGCATGTTTCCCAGGCCCATTGTAGATGTAACATCCATCACCGTGGTAGCTCAATGCCAAAGTAAGTATCAAGACTTTGAACTGACCCTGACTCTGATTCACTTGCTGTTATGTAATAGGAGAATATTTTCCCTTTCCATGAGAAATTAAACTGGTTTGTTACCATGGTAGTTTTACACCATTTGGAGGCAATAAAGGCTCAAACAATTTACAGTCAGTTTACTTTTATGCAGCAGCACAGGTCTGTGTGGTGAACCAGCTCAAGTTGAATCTCCTTAGGTGTGTATCTGGCCCCATTACCATAGTGCCCTAACACCCCACAGTTAttaagccagccctgggaggcagagcagggctctTATCTCCACTGTAGAGATGGGAACTTGGCCATGTCACAGGGGGAGTGGGTAGAGCAGGGAAATGAATCCAGGCCTTCGGCATGCCCGGCTATTGCCCCAACCAGGGCCCCAGCCTTTCTTGGTAAAGGGTTTTCCCTCCCACGCCTGCCCTTCACTGTGAAGGAGTAAGAAATTGAGCTAGACTTTCtttgactgaaaaaaacaaaattccacTTGGCAATAACTTAAGATACTTTTACCACTTGCTTTgtaagaaggggagggagggaggtgggtggtTGAGGTAGGGAATCTTTCACCACTCAAGCCTGCCTGAAGCAAGCAGGGGCTGCAAACCATCATCAGAAGGTTGTGGCCCATTCTCAGTGAGTTAGTGGGTCTTGCTCTTGTGAACACACCTCACATGAAGAACACCATGAAAATTAGTGTTTGTGGAGCATGCATCTCTCTTTGCTGATTGGTGAAAGGATGGAGGTAATTTCATGAGAACCACTGATATTGTGAGAATTCTGCAACTTTCGGTTGAAATCTCA encodes:
- the PSMD7 gene encoding 26S proteasome non-ATPase regulatory subunit 7 — encoded protein: MPELAVDRVVVHPLVLLSVVDHFNRIGKVGNQKRVVGVLLGSWQKKILDVSNSFAVPFDEDDKDDSVWFLDHDYLENMYGMFKKVNARERIVGWYHTGPKLHKNDIAINELMKRYCPNSVLVIIDVKPKDLGLPTEAYISVEEVHDDGTPTSKTFEHVTSEIGAEEAEEVGVEHLLRDIKDTTVGTLSQRITNQVHGLKGLNSKLLDIRSYLEKVAMGKLPINHQIIYQLQDVFNLLPDVNLQEFVKAFYLKTNDQMVVVYLASLIRSVVALHNLINNKIANRDAEKKEGQEKEESKKERKDEKEKDKEKSDGKKEEKKEKK